A single window of [Clostridium] hylemonae DSM 15053 DNA harbors:
- a CDS encoding RNA dependent RNA polymerase, with protein MKKKSNGALSRQVHIFSLETGCFYTEKEEQLHRRMARYMKHKSTLRSADRDGYDAPCTEKYKALCSHVNKKIKDYKALLSEELVSDPSIVRTLPKEKLTDTRIISVFESALTRAADMKTGELTTDIMVVQTYFYNVIKQLITNGYYHNGEKYVYFTSSAGQIRTKKTVFIKERLLNKIEPSLVCGLSRQMINEGGGINANKYLAYLALSNSATEPWTDFDIRKCIVVPDFETSVRCSVDFIHDDTYKIERKEMDVPIPHTDGCGMILPRLSRKNFMVRLPWMKGLLASFDFVRFIREHDASPVVTDIYGKQWNILTDRIQVIFTESQFKMSRFYTSWEQYQRSFEACGCQAGICNMEEDYFPDATINYQMLQTLTDITEEEAAYLIRPSLHTLEKLSSDKKTILRVFGAVPGNPDKTWLQQALLLYPEMITDEYIRARLREIKKSLVKEYRSGKLEIYGKYTFIVPDLYAFCERLFLGIREPEGLLGNGDVCCRLFPGGRKLDCLRSPHLYREHAVRLNARNEACARWFTTNALYTSSHDPISKMLQFDVDGDRSLVVADPVFVEIAERNMHMDDIVPLYYEMKKARPAPLTPELLYEGINAAYRGGNIGRYSNSISKIFNFVDWSRASKEKKQEALNVIKLLCMENNFCIDMAKTQYMPDRPREIDALIRTYTSQKLPHFFLYAKDKTESQVEPGGGSFVDRLETCIRYRPIRLAGKNFGKFTYTKLMCRPRIQIDEQVIAAYSRLNRKYHFRLNPGSAENVDYIIGSVRQELLGLNYSETEVCDMLVKHLYRKKTPHKELLWQCFGHVIVDNLKHNLPEGSIQCEICGARFVPASPNQKYCLDCRTIRPADTKTITCVDCGCAVEVDAKDTKTCRCSLHRAEHQKKLRQEQNRRAYEKRRQIQQAASAVT; from the coding sequence ATGAAAAAGAAAAGCAACGGCGCATTGTCTAGACAAGTACATATCTTTTCCCTTGAGACCGGCTGTTTTTATACAGAGAAAGAAGAACAGCTCCACCGCAGGATGGCCCGCTACATGAAGCATAAAAGCACGCTCAGATCTGCGGACAGAGACGGATATGACGCCCCCTGCACGGAAAAGTACAAGGCGCTCTGTTCACATGTAAACAAAAAAATCAAAGACTACAAAGCGCTGCTGAGCGAAGAGCTCGTCTCGGACCCGTCCATCGTCCGCACACTGCCAAAGGAAAAGCTGACAGACACAAGGATCATCTCTGTCTTTGAATCCGCCCTCACCCGTGCGGCCGATATGAAGACCGGCGAACTTACAACAGACATTATGGTCGTACAGACTTATTTTTACAATGTGATAAAGCAGCTTATCACAAACGGCTATTATCATAACGGGGAAAAATACGTCTATTTCACATCCTCCGCCGGCCAGATACGGACCAAAAAGACCGTATTTATTAAAGAACGGCTCTTAAACAAGATAGAACCGTCGCTCGTCTGCGGACTCTCCAGGCAGATGATCAACGAAGGCGGCGGCATAAACGCCAACAAATACCTGGCTTATCTCGCCCTGTCAAATTCGGCCACAGAGCCGTGGACAGACTTTGATATAAGGAAATGTATCGTCGTCCCGGACTTCGAGACGTCTGTCCGCTGCAGCGTAGACTTTATCCACGACGATACTTACAAGATCGAGCGGAAGGAGATGGACGTCCCCATCCCGCACACGGACGGGTGCGGCATGATACTTCCCAGGCTGTCCCGGAAGAATTTCATGGTGCGCCTTCCGTGGATGAAAGGGCTGCTCGCCTCCTTTGACTTTGTCCGGTTCATCCGGGAACACGACGCCTCCCCTGTCGTCACAGATATCTACGGAAAGCAGTGGAACATCCTCACGGACCGCATCCAGGTGATCTTCACCGAAAGCCAGTTCAAGATGAGCCGGTTTTACACTTCATGGGAGCAGTATCAGCGATCCTTTGAAGCGTGCGGCTGCCAGGCCGGCATCTGCAACATGGAAGAAGATTATTTTCCCGACGCCACGATCAATTACCAGATGCTCCAGACACTCACCGACATCACAGAGGAAGAGGCCGCGTACCTTATCCGTCCTTCCCTTCATACACTGGAGAAGCTCTCCTCCGACAAGAAGACCATACTGCGCGTCTTCGGAGCCGTCCCCGGCAACCCGGACAAGACATGGCTCCAGCAGGCGCTTCTTCTCTACCCGGAGATGATCACCGACGAGTACATCCGGGCAAGGCTGCGGGAGATAAAGAAAAGCCTTGTGAAGGAATACCGCTCCGGGAAGCTTGAGATCTATGGCAAATACACGTTTATCGTGCCGGATCTGTACGCTTTCTGCGAGCGTCTGTTCCTCGGAATCCGTGAACCAGAAGGGCTGCTCGGAAACGGGGACGTGTGCTGCCGCCTGTTCCCCGGCGGCAGGAAGCTGGACTGTCTGAGAAGCCCCCACCTGTACCGGGAACACGCAGTCCGTCTCAATGCCAGAAATGAGGCCTGCGCCCGCTGGTTTACGACCAATGCCCTCTATACGAGCAGCCACGACCCCATCTCTAAAATGCTGCAGTTCGACGTGGACGGCGACCGCTCTCTCGTGGTGGCCGACCCTGTATTTGTAGAGATCGCGGAGCGCAACATGCACATGGATGACATCGTTCCCCTCTATTATGAGATGAAGAAAGCCCGGCCCGCCCCGCTGACCCCGGAACTGCTGTACGAGGGCATAAACGCCGCGTACAGAGGCGGGAACATCGGCCGCTACAGCAACAGTATTTCCAAGATATTCAATTTTGTGGACTGGAGCCGCGCTTCAAAGGAAAAAAAGCAGGAGGCGCTCAACGTCATCAAACTGCTCTGCATGGAGAACAACTTCTGCATCGACATGGCGAAGACTCAGTATATGCCTGACCGGCCCCGGGAGATCGACGCGCTCATCCGCACCTATACGAGCCAAAAGCTTCCCCACTTCTTCCTGTACGCCAAGGACAAGACAGAAAGCCAGGTGGAGCCGGGCGGCGGAAGCTTCGTGGACCGTCTGGAGACCTGCATCCGCTACCGTCCGATCCGCCTTGCCGGAAAAAACTTCGGGAAATTTACTTATACAAAGCTCATGTGCCGCCCGCGCATCCAGATCGACGAACAAGTCATCGCGGCATACAGCCGCCTGAACCGGAAGTATCACTTCCGCCTGAACCCGGGCAGCGCGGAAAATGTGGACTACATCATCGGCTCGGTAAGACAGGAACTGCTCGGCTTAAACTACAGCGAGACAGAAGTGTGCGACATGCTCGTAAAGCATCTGTACCGCAAAAAGACGCCCCACAAAGAGCTGCTCTGGCAGTGCTTCGGACATGTCATAGTCGATAACCTGAAGCACAACCTGCCCGAAGGCAGTATCCAGTGCGAAATCTGCGGCGCACGCTTCGTCCCGGCGTCACCGAACCAGAAATACTGCCTTGACTGCCGTACGATACGCCCCGCCGACACGAAGACAATAACGTGCGTGGACTGCGGATGTGCGGTGGAGGTGGACGCAAAGGACACGAAGACGTGCCGCTGCAGCCTGCACCGCGCGGAACACCAGAAAAAGCTCCGGCAGGAGCAGAACCGGCGCGCTTATGAAAAGCGCAGACAGATTCAGCAGGCAGCAAGCGCAGTTACATAA
- a CDS encoding phage holin translates to MNINWKLRLGNKITLTAVIMAIISLVYQILGMARIVPPISESQMIETAGMVINLLVLLGIVTDPTTEGVSDSPKALTYDQPKQKEQP, encoded by the coding sequence ATGAACATCAACTGGAAACTGCGTCTCGGCAACAAAATAACGCTGACCGCGGTCATCATGGCGATCATCTCACTCGTCTACCAGATTCTCGGTATGGCGCGTATCGTTCCCCCAATATCTGAATCCCAGATGATAGAGACCGCAGGAATGGTCATCAATCTGCTCGTATTGCTCGGCATCGTCACGGACCCGACTACAGAAGGAGTCTCGGACAGCCCGAAAGCCCTGACTTATGATCAGCCAAAGCAGAAAGAACAGCCATAA